Sequence from the Nocardia brasiliensis genome:
CCGCGGCCCCGGTGATCGACGTGCTCGGTCTCGCGGCCGCGGCCGGAAACCCCAACCGGCCCTTGGTGTTCGCGTCCACTTCGAAGATCACCTTCGCCGGCGGCGGGGTCAGCTTCCTCGGCGCCTCGACGGCGAACCTGGACTGGTATCTGAAGCACCTGTCGAAGAAGACGATCGGCCCGGACAAGATCAACCAGCTGCGCCACGTGCGCTTCTTCCGGAACGCGGACGGCGTGCGCGCGCACATGCAGCGGCATCGCGCGATCCTGGAGCCGAAATTCGCGCTGGTGCTGCGGATTCTGGAGGACCGGCTGGGCGCGTCGAAGATCGCGTCCTGGACCGAGCCGAAGGGCGGCTACTTCATCAGTCTCGATGTGCTGGAGGGCACCGCGAGCCGGGTGATCGCGCTGGCGAAGGACGCGGGCATCGCGCTCACCGCCGCCGGCTCGGCCTTCCCGCTGCGGAATGATCCGGAGGACAAGAACATTCGGATCGCGCCCAGCTTCCCGAAGCTGCCGGAACTGGAAAAGGCGATGGACGGCCTTGCCACCTGCGTCCTGCTCGCGGCAACCGAGAAGCTGCTCGGTAAGTAGCGGACGAACCAGCGGGGCGCGTACCGGGGTACGCGCCCCGCTGTGCTGTCGGGCGGCTACTCGGGCTTGTGCGCGAGCACCGCGAACATGGTCACCGAGAGGTGGATGTCGCCGCTGGCCGCGCCCTCCGCCAGATCGTCGAGCAGCCGGTCGCGCTGCTCGTCGGTGATCACGCCGCGGGCCACCGCCATCGCCGAGATGCGGTTGACCAGCGAGCCCGCGCCGACCGTGCGGTCCTGCACCAGCGCGTGCGAGCCGATATCCTCGATCACCAGGCCCGCCTTGGTCAGCTGGCCGGGCAGCCTGCGGCCGGAGAACGGGTTGGTGGTCGCGGAGATCAGCGTGTCGATCACCTCGCGCACCACCGACCGCTCGCCCGGATGCACGATCGCCGTGCCCCAGTCGCTGTCCACCACCACGACCCGGCCGCCTGGTCGCAGCACGCGCGCGATCTCGTTGGCGGCGCGGGCGGGCGCGGTCAGATGCTGGAAGACGCGCTCGCACAGCGCGGCATCGAAGCTGTCCGCGCCGAACGGCAGGCCGTAGGCATCGCCGGAATGGAACTTGGCGGGCGAACCGGTCTGGGCGGCCCGGCGTTCGGCGGCGGCGAGCAGGCTCGGATCGGGCTCGACGCCCACCGCGGCACCTTCGGCGCCGACCACCTCCGCGAAGGCCAGCACCTCCGAGCCGGTCCCCGAGCCGATATCGACCGCGTGCTCGCCGGGGCGCAGCGCGAGCGCGTCGTGGGCCCAGGTCCGCAGCCTGCGGATGCCGGGAAGTGCGGCTTGCAGATCGCGTACGTCTACGAGCTGGTCCTGGCCTGCTCGGTCGAACCGATCCGGGCGCAACGTGTAGGTGTCCATGCTCCCGTTTCCATCTCTGACTGACCCCGTCGTGTGGGGCGCCGATATTGGTACTGCCGTCGTCTGAGGCATGCGCTGGAGCCTACGCGCGACCGTATTGCCCCGCACCGCGCCCCTGTGACCTGACTCACTGCAGGTGCGGGTGCGCGCGTGATCAATAGTGCGCGCCCGAGCCGTCGGCACTAATGAGATGATCGAGGCCGTCCGAGCAGTTTCGGTAGCGGTGGGAAGGAACGGCGATGAGTCGCAAGCTTTGCCTGGCACAGGATGTCGAGGCCGACGAGCTATTGACCGAGGACCACTTCGCCACCCTGCTCGGCATGCTGCTCGACCAGCAATACCCGATGGAGCACGCGTTCCGTGGTCCGAAGAAGATCGCCGACCGGATGGGCGGGTTCGACATCCATCGCATCGCCGAGGCCGATCAGCAGGAGTTCGAAGAACTCTGCGCGACCCCGCCCGCGATCCACCGGTACGGCCGCTCGATGGCGCGCCGCGCGCAGGACCTCGCCCGCTACATCATCGAGAACTACGACGGCAAAACCGAGAACCTGTGGAAGCGGGACAAGCCGGACGGCAAGGAGGTGCTGCGCCGGCTGCGGGACCTGCCCGGTTTCGGGGAGCAGAAGGCCAAGATCTTCCTTTCCCTGCTCGGCAAGCAGCGCGGGGTGCAGCCGGCCGGTTGGCGCGAAGCCGCGGGTGCTTACGGTGACGAAGGGTCGCGCCGTTCGGTCGCCGACGTCACCGACGCCGAATCCCTCGCGCAGGTACGGGAGTTCAAGAAGCAGGCCAAGGCCGCCGCGAAGAAATAGGCACCGCCGCGCACCCAATCCGAGCCAGTGGCGGGGAACTGGCAGCGGACGGGCATTGCCGGGGACAACGGTCTACCGGGATTGTTCTGGGCGGAAAGGAGAGGTGCGATGAGGCGACGACCGGCGGCGATCGGATATCTGCGCCGTGATGTATCCGGTGCGAGGCAGCAGTGGGACGAGGTGCTGATCCGGAGCCTGGCCCAGCGTTTCGGGTACAACTTGACGAAGACCGTGGTGTTCGGTGCGGAGACCGAGGACGTGGTGCGCAGACTGGCCACCATGGCGCGGGGCCTGGGCATCGACGCCGTGATCATCCCCAGCACAGCGCATTTCGAGGGCGACATCCCCGATCGACTGGTGCAGGTGTGCGACGTGATCACCGTGGCGCCGGAGTACACCTACGCCCGCGCGTTGCAGCCGCCCTTCGCCGACGGCGCCTGAGCCTCAGCTCACCGAGCCGGACGGCGCGGTGAACGTATTGCATTGGGCGGCACGGTTTTTGTCGAGGCCGATCTCGAACCATTGGCCGCCGTTCTCGGCGGTGCCGTGGTCGCGCATGTCGCCGGCCTGGTCGCCGCGACCGTAGGCGTCCTTGCGGGCGATGTTCAGCTGGGAATTGGTCAGCGAACCGCCGCCGGACGAGGACGCGATGTACATGCCGTCGAAGCAGTTGGCCTGCAACTCGACTCGGCGCGACAGCTCGAGACCGCGGGTGCTGCGCGGGCCCGCGTCGGCGCGCTCGCTGTTGGCTTTGCGCAGGATGCCGGACATGGCCTGGACGTGGTGGCCGTATTCGTGCGCGAAGACCGACAGGTAGACCACCCAGTTGTCCTTGAAGAAATCGGTCTGCAACTGGCTGATCGGCATGTAGATGGTCTTGTTCGCCGGGCAATAGAACGCAGCGAAATTACTGGTGGTGCCGGTGCACGGGGTGGTGATCCCGGTGGTGGTGGCGCTGACGTTCAGCGCGGGCGGCCGGAACGGCAGATTCGCCTTCTCCAGCACCGGTTTCCACGCAGCGGCCAGGCACGATGCGGCGCTCTCGAAGAACTTGCGCGCCG
This genomic interval carries:
- a CDS encoding methyltransferase domain-containing protein gives rise to the protein MDTYTLRPDRFDRAGQDQLVDVRDLQAALPGIRRLRTWAHDALALRPGEHAVDIGSGTGSEVLAFAEVVGAEGAAVGVEPDPSLLAAAERRAAQTGSPAKFHSGDAYGLPFGADSFDAALCERVFQHLTAPARAANEIARVLRPGGRVVVVDSDWGTAIVHPGERSVVREVIDTLISATTNPFSGRRLPGQLTKAGLVIEDIGSHALVQDRTVGAGSLVNRISAMAVARGVITDEQRDRLLDDLAEGAASGDIHLSVTMFAVLAHKPE
- a CDS encoding HhH-GPD-type base excision DNA repair protein — translated: MSRKLCLAQDVEADELLTEDHFATLLGMLLDQQYPMEHAFRGPKKIADRMGGFDIHRIAEADQQEFEELCATPPAIHRYGRSMARRAQDLARYIIENYDGKTENLWKRDKPDGKEVLRRLRDLPGFGEQKAKIFLSLLGKQRGVQPAGWREAAGAYGDEGSRRSVADVTDAESLAQVREFKKQAKAAAKK
- a CDS encoding neutral zinc metallopeptidase, which translates into the protein MTQPPYGYGPVPPGGRPVPPPPGYGPPPGHGQPPPGHRPPPGYGPPPGYGPPPGYGAPPGQVPPGYGPPPGYSAPPGYAPPPGYRTPAPPPMPYGPPGRPPYPPRRRSGGSGAWVALLVVVVFLVVGGLVRNAISVGRNDSSPSTVTPSLTFAPDGSTGPAETGANPLLADPTATLIPARCPYSPWGTQVDAARKFFESAASCLAAAWKPVLEKANLPFRPPALNVSATTTGITTPCTGTTSNFAAFYCPANKTIYMPISQLQTDFFKDNWVVYLSVFAHEYGHHVQAMSGILRKANSERADAGPRSTRGLELSRRVELQANCFDGMYIASSSGGGSLTNSQLNIARKDAYGRGDQAGDMRDHGTAENGGQWFEIGLDKNRAAQCNTFTAPSGSVS